A region of the Jaculus jaculus isolate mJacJac1 chromosome 10, mJacJac1.mat.Y.cur, whole genome shotgun sequence genome:
ctgccacttactctgtctctctcaaaaatataaataaataaataaaataaagcagagaggggctagagagatggcttagtggttagggcacttgcctgcaaagccagaggacctaggttcgattccccaggatccacataagccagatgcacaagatgacgcatgtgtctggagctcatttgcagtggctggaggccctggcgcacccattctctctctaactgcctctctctctcaaacaaaaaaaaaaatctctctctctctctctctctctctctctatatatatatatatatatatatatatatataaaataaagcagatagcaattgaagaagatccccagtatcaacctctggcctccatatgcatggatacacacatgtatgcacacctgcacacatgtgtatacccacatacatgcacacacaacacatacagacatatgcaaaaaaaaaaaaaacacccactgGGTGAtgaactgaaaaacaaacaaacgttACTCAGAGTTTGGAGAGAGGTTGCTTTCATTGGGAAGATGTGGGTTATAGCTGAAAGGGACACAGACTGCTTTTGGGGTGGTGGGTGACGTTCTGTTGACCAGCGTAGGAGTACTAGGACTTTTGCTTTACCAAAATGTAAGAAATATGCAAATCGATTTTATTGCTTTTTAGAAATACAATTAACACACATGGATAAGGCATTTGAACCAATGGCTGCCACAGCACACCTGTAGTTAAGCATGTTGTGCTGGTCCTCGTCATAGAGTGAGAAAGACTGCTCCCCACAGAGCACTATGGACTGTCTCAGCGAGCagaagctggggctggggagatggctcagtagttaaaggtgtttgctcgcaaagcctgaaggcccgggttcaattccccagtacccacgtaaagctagatgcacaagaggagtGAGACGGAGctgaggagattgttcagtggttaaaggcttgttTACGAAGCCTGTTTGCTGGagcacggtggtgcatgtctttaatcccagcacttgggaggcagaggtagcaagatggccttgagttcaaggccaccttgaggctacatagtgaattccaggtcagcctgggctagcacaagaccctaccttgaaaacaaacacaaaaaacaaacctgttggtcaaggttcaatttcccagccaccacataaagccaggtaggagtttgtttgcaacagacCCATCTGATATTGGACACAGTTCTCTTATGGGGTATTTGGTAGAGAGCACAGGaccatactcttttttttaaatgtttttttaaaaatttattgatttgagagtgacaaacacagagagaaagacagatagaggaagagagagagaatgggcgcgccagggcttccagcctctgcaaacgaactccagacgcgtgtacccccttgtgcatctggctaacatgggacctggggaaccgagcctcgaaccggggttcttaggcttcacaggcaagcgcttaaccgctaagccatctctccagcccacgctttttcttctttgattgtcaGGTGAAGTATTGGACCATCGAATGTGACAACGGCTGCTGGGCAGTAGAGCAAACATTCTGGGTAGACAGACTATCCTGGCCAATTGTAATATAGGCAATATCAGAACAAAATGACTCCTGGTCTAGATTCCTCAATGATGAAATCCAGACAATGGTAACATGTCCCAGAATCTAGCTGGCTTTGGTTTTGAGTCAGGTGGCCTTTCTTATTTGCCTTGTCCTATTTGTATAGGTGAAGTAAGTAGTGTTTCCTGTAACACATTTCTCCCTTGGCTGGCTGAGGATAAATCAAGGGCTATATTATGGCTGTCCTTGACAACTCTCTACTTGAGGAAATTAGACTAATTTCCTGGACTTTCAGAGTAGAAATGATAGTACATACAACAATGTTAGGTCTCAAGACATTAATTCCTGATTTCTAGGTTTTTGTCACTTccaatattgtattttttaaaaaaaatatttatttgatagagtgagaagaagagagaaaaaaagagagaatgggcaccccagagcctcccatgactgcaaatgaactcgagatgcatgtaccactttgtgcatctggctttacatgggtactggggaatcaaactgaggccatcaagctttacaagcaagcgcctttaaccactgagccatctctccagccccacttgcaagattttataattaaacaaagtttaaaaaaaatacttttattgagccaggtgtggcagcgcacacctttagtcccagcacttgggaggtagaggtagggggatcgctgtgagttcgaagccaccctgagactacatagtgaattccaggttggcctggaccagagtgagaccctacctcaaaaaaaaaaaaaaaaaatccacttattTGGTGTGTACGTGCTCATGTGTGCCAAGGCAGGAACATGAAGGCGAGAGGACAACTTTTGTGTAGTCTTCGCCTTCCATTGTGTTTGAAGCAAGGTGTCTCGTTCAGTGTTCTGTTCACAGGCATCCAGGAatttctcctgtctccgcctcctttATCACCACAGGCACACTGGGTTTTCAGAAGCCCACCGCAGCTTCaggcttttatgtgggctctgggaatgtgaactcaggtactcagaattATATGACAAGcacttttccactgagccatctcctcagccctaaagtTGAACCATTGGGCCAACTTACATTTTAGAGACTTCATGTTGTTTCTAAGGTCTCTCTGTAGCAGACAACTTTTCCCACCCAGGTCATCAACAGGTCTATTTGGATTGACACAAAGGAGGGGACCATGATATGTCCTTGGtcctcatcaaaaaaaaaaaacaaaaaaaaccctctgtcttgggctggtgaaatagcttagtggttaaggtgcttgcctgcgaagcttaaggacctcagttcagttacccagaacccatgtaagccagatgcacaaggaggtgcatgtgcctggagttcgtttgcagtgtctaaaaaAACTCTGTCTGGATAGTAATCTTATAAGGTTTAGTGATCTTCCAGGCAGTTCAAAATGTCATGGCttgctggacatagtggcacatggctttaatctcagcactgggtgggtagatgtaggaggatcactgtgaatttgaggacagcctggaactacagagtgaactttcagccagcctggtctagtctgagaccctatcttgatatatattcaaggtaaggtctcgctgtagcaccagctgacctggaatttactatgtagtctttggctggcctcaaaatcatggagagcctcctaccttggcctcccaagtgctaggatttaaaggtgtgtatcaccatgcttggcatttttatatatttatttgagagagagagagagagagagagagagagaatgccagataccactttgtgcatttatttaGCTCAGGTAGATGTTTATTATACATTTCCAAAATCTTGAGCTAGAATTATCTGTTACATTAAATAGTTGGTTACAAAGCTCTTCAGGTGATTAATGCAAACACAATAAAGGCCAAATATAAAGGTTTtatgtacaattttaaaaaattaacacttTGCCAGGAgtagtggcatacacttttaatcccagcagttgggagactgaggtaggaggatagctgtgggttcaagaccagcctggactacagagtgagttccaggtcatcctgggctacatttaGACCATGCTTCAATAAAATACAAGTCCTAGCCACTGCTGGACAACAGCAGCGGCTTGTCAAGGTCAGAAAGCATCCTGTTAATTCCTGCCTAGGGTAGACACAGGTGATCCCCACCCACCCAGGCAGTGTCCCAGGCCCCTATAGGCAGGTTACTCAGCCTTGTGCAAGTGACAAGACCACTTCTGTGACAGTCTCCTAGGCTATCTTCAACCCGAGGAAGTTCCCAGTTGTCAAAGAGGCCCAGATCCTGGCATAGCCTGATTTAAGTGTTTCTAACTAGCCAGGCAATGAGCCTGGGGACTCCCTGATAACTCCTCGAGGCACTCAGAGATCGAAAGACCTCCTAGCCTCATGAGGGCTTCCTAGCTCTCACTCAGCTTAGGAAAGTTCTGTGGGCTTCCATGGGCCTCTGCTGTGTCCAGTGTTTGTGTTCCACATGTGGAGAAGCAAGTCCAGGGTAGGAGGCATGATTCCACAAAATCTGAGCGTCCAGCTGAAGTTAGACCCTAGGAACAGGTCCCCTGGTCTAGTGGTGGCCAGACAGAACCTTGGGGTGCTGAGACACAGAAGAACGCATGTGCACTTGGAAATGCTCACAGCGGTTATGCTTTACAGTCAGCCCATAGATGGGGGTCATGTCCACCTTCTTGCCTGGTAACACACTAAATTCCACCTGCTGCAGCAAGATGGCCAGGAAGAGAAAGACCTCCAAGCGGCCGATGGTTTCCCCGATGCACTTCCGCTTGCCCAAGCCAAAGATGATGACCTTCTCACTGAGGGCCTTGTCCAGAGAGCCAGTGGGTGTGAGAAAACGCTCAGGCCGGAACTTACATGGGTCACCCCACAGCTCCCTGTAATCAGAGGGTGACAGCTGAAATAAACTCCCAAGGGTCCAGAAGCATCTAATAGGTTGGACCTCAAAGGAGGGTGGACCCAGCCCGCCCAAGAGTTTCCACCGCCCCTGTCAACTTACTGGTCATGGTTTATCTGCCATTGGTTTACAAAGACACAACGCCCTTTGGGGATATAAAAGCCTCTCAGATTTGTGTCTCTTGTGGTGCTGAGGAGGTAGAATGTTCAGTCAGGTTAAGGGCCACATGGGACTCTCTCCTATTTCCTATGCCATGCTCCACCCACCAACCCTGATGAGGTCTGTGGACTGGACCAAGGTCCAGGATCAGACAACAGTGGATCTATGGCCTTACCTGTGGGGAATGGTGAAGGGGACAAAGGACGAATGTCGGAAGGTCTCCAGGATGAAGGCTTCCAGGTAGGGCAGCTGAGGTCTATCAGAAAGTCGGGGCTGACGCTCTCTGCCAACCACTGTGTCTGCAGAACACAGAGTTCCAGAAGGATTCAAGGGGATGCCCAGACCTTGATAGGGTCCCTTCACTAGAGTCCTTTGAATGGCACCTCCACCTACCCAGCTCCTTCTGGATCTTGCTCTGTACCCCAGGGTTCGTCACCAGATACATGAGGCTCCAAGAGATGGCAGTTGTGACAGTGTCAAACCCTGTGCAGGGCATAACGGAGGGAAAAGTTAGGTAGGTGGCAGGTTGGGGCACCTGAGCCCAGAAAGGACACATAGGGATACTCATACCAGCTCCAAAGAGGTCCGAAACGATGGTAAGGATCTTGTCATCTGACAGCTGAACGTTGGCATTCTCATCCAGCCTCTTGTCCTGACAGTGCTCAATGAGGCTGTCTGTGATGTCCCGGATGTGACCCTGGGAGGCAAAGGCTCACAGGTGAGCAGGAGCTTGAGCTCACACCTACCTTTCCACGTAGGTCTGGCCCCTCACTACCACTAGCACCTTTGTTAAGAGGTGACACTCTGAGGATGCTGTCCCAGCTTCCCACCCACCTTAGGGTACTGGCAGTCCTACCTCAAGGGACCCCTGATACACAAAGCCTGACACTGTTGTCATCTGGACGTAGTTAtgtattgtttgtttggttttttttttaaaaaattggtttatttttatttatttgagagttacagacagagagagagagaatgtgcatgccagggcttccagccactgcagacgaactccagacgcgtgcgcccccttgtgcatctggctaacgtgggtcctggggaatcgagcctcgaaccagggtccttaggcttcacaggcaagcgcttaaccggctaagccatctctccagcctttgttttggttttttaaggtagggtctcactcactctagcccaggctgacctggaattcagtctcagggtggccttgaactcactatgatcctcctaccgcccaagtgccgggattaaaggcgtgtgccaccatgcccggcttaaaaatattttatttttgggctggagagatggcttagtggttaaggaaatgcctgtgaagcctaaggactcaggtttgattctccaggtcccacgtaagccagtggcacacgcatctgcagttcgtttgcaatggctagagccctggtatgcccattctccctctctcctcctctctctgtctctaataagtaaataaaaaatgaaaataaaaacttttaaaaatattttatttttatttatttatttgagaaagagagagaatgggcactttagggcctccagccactgcaaatgagctccagatacatgtgccaccttgtgcatccggcttatgtgggtcctggggaattgaacctaggttctttggctttgtaggcaagcaccttaaccactaagccatctctccagcccagaagttcttttatttatttatttatttttttcctaccaTGAAGCCAGGTAATAGACTTCCTAGTCCAGGATCTTTCCTTGGGTGGCCACTCAGTGGCCCTCGTGTGACAGAAGCACAAAGGAACTAGTCATGAACAAGTCCTGTGGCCCTACTGAGGGTAGAGTGCATTCCTTTATGGCTTTCAAGTTTGTCTCTAACCTCCCAACCCATAACTCTAGTTGATTTCCACCGCCACCCGCCTCTCTCTCCGGGGCCTCTACCTTCTCAAATGTTCTGTAGTGCTCCTTGACCATCTTCTGCATGAAGGCGTAGAACCTGTTATTTAAGTCCTTGAAGGCGTCCAGGGCGGCGTTAGGCAGGTAACGGAGGACCGGGAAGAAGTCACCCGGGTATCCGGAGGCAGTAACCTCGCCAAACTCATTGTTCAGATCCACGATGCTAAGCAGCTCTCGGTCGTCATGGTCATAGCGTCGGCCAAAGCAGATGGCACAGATGACGTTGGCCACAGACACCACCACATACCTGTAGGCATCGAAGTGCCCGACCTCTGCCATCAGCTCCCGGAATTTGCTGATTAGGTATTCCGCCTCCTGGCTCACGTGCTGCTCCAGGTAGCAGGAGGCGGCCGAGCCCGGGTCCGAGGCGGTGGAGAAGCTCTTCAGCGCGTTCTGCGCCAGGCGCCGGCGGGCCGCCCACTCGGGCCCCGAGTCCGGGTGGAAGGTCATGCTCTGGCCATTGGAGATCAGGGTGAAGCTGTAGAGGTCGGGGCGCCCCTTGAAGTCGTCCCCCTGCCGCACCAGGGCCTGCCGGATGGTGTCCAGGCCGCTCAGCACCACCACGGGCGTGGAGCCCAGGCGGATCTGCATCACGTCCCCGTACTTGCGGCTCAGCCTCGCCAGCGCCACGTTCGGGCTCTTCCCCAGGGTCAGCATGTGTCCAAGCACCGGCCACGCCCAGGGCCCCGGGGGACTCTTCAGACCCTTGGGGACCTTTGTCCTTGAGGCTCTGACCGCCCAGAAAACTATGCAGAAGATAGTGGCAGCCAGGAGCAGCTCCGTGGCCGACAGGGGGATGGAGAGTCCATGCGCAGAAAGCATGATGGTAGGATCCTCTAGGTGTCTCCTGAGAGGTgaagcaagcaagaaaaaaaatgcaaactgtAGCACGGAGGATGAGAGGAGCTATTATCCTAAAGGGCTGGGATGTTTTCTAATGAAAGGAGAAACCTTCCACTCCATATGCATGAAAGAGAGCATTGGGGAGTGGCAGAAATCTTTTGATGAGCTGCCACTCTGTGCAAAGAATTCtacagccatttaaaaaaaatacttctttaaaaaacaatactaaaaaaaaaaaaacaatgctaggtgatgtggctggagagatggctcagcggtaaaggcacttgcctgcaaagcctaatgacccaggttcaattccccagtgcccctgtaaagtcaggtgcaccaagtggagtatgcatctgtagtttgcagcagctagagaccctggtgtgcctctttgtctccctctctctctctctctttctctgcttgcaaataaatgaataaatgctgTATAAAATGGTGGGTGaaattctgtttgtttctttatttatttgcaaagagagaaggaaggggggagagagaaaatgggcacaccagggcctcttgctgttataaacgcaaactccagatgcatgcgccactttgtgcatctgactttacatgggtgctgggggattgaaccctggccatcatgctttaccagcaagcaccttaaccactgagccatctctccagccttctacacCCATCCTTTATTCCATCCCAGCCATATCAGCCTGTGAGGAAGCCTGAAGAGAGGGTAAGCAACCTACTCAAGGTCACCATCAGGAAATGGTGGAAATTCTCTCAGCCCAAATTGCCTGCTTCGAGAAAACTCTCTCTCAACTATGACTCGAATCTAAAACAGCAGCTTCCAATACCAGTCCCTTTGAGTACCACCCACCACATTCAGAAAAACCATATCATCAAAGGAGTCAGAGATCACTGGCTCCACATTTCAGATTTAGGGGGAAATTGACATTCAGAGGGGGCACTGCTTGGCCCAGTCACTCAGCAGTCTGTGACAGCCAGGGAAGGCTCAGAGCTCTTGGGAAAATTTCTATGAAGTTGGACCACCTGCTGTCAAACGCAGGGGCGATGcaaggatggggggggggaggaacctCCTTTTGTAGACCAATGAAGGAATTGTCTTAGAAGCCTCAGTTCTCTACTAACCAATCCCACCAAAGCCTATTACAAGGTAGAGGAGAGGATAGAGTACCGGAAGGTCACTGTGAGAGCCACACTGTTCTCTCCTGCAGCAATCTGATTTCATTTGACCTATACTTTAAAAAgcagttggagggctggagagatggcttagtggttaagcacctgcctgtgatgcctaagggccccagttcgaggctcaattccccaggacccacattagccagatgcacaagggggcgcacgtgtctggactttgcctgcagtggctagaggccctggtgtgcccattctctctctctctctctctctctctctctctccccccctctttctctctctgtctgttgcctcaaataaacaagtaagtaaattttaaaaagcagttggAGACCAGCTAGATATATCTCCCAGTAACATACATCTAGACCAGACTTTTTATTATGTTCAATTCTCATAAATGAAAAAGCCTGGAGCCTCCTCCTCTGGGAGCATGGAGAAGTcacaccacatacatatgtacaagcatgcatgcatgcatgcatacatacatacatggaagATTCTCACCAGGCTAGGGATGTAAGAAAACTCCAGGacttggggccggagagatggcttagtggttaaggcacttgcctgtgaagcctaaagacccaggtttgattccccaggacccacgtaagccagatacacaaggtggcacatgcatctggagttcatttgcagtggctggaggccctggagtgcccattctctctctatctctctttaataaatataaaataaaagtaaaatgttgttttaaataaaagaaacttcAGACTGGTATCATGAAAGGAAAATCAGGAATGGATCTGAACTTAACAGAAGCATGGAGGACACTTTGGGTCTAGGCTTTGTTTAGAACAAGAATACAAGTTAACAGACCACTCTCTCCAAGGCATCAGGCCCTGCTAGTGTAGTGTTCCAGTTAGTGGTCATGAGATCCACTTTACAATTCAAGCTTTGGACTGGTCACTTTACCTTCTATAGTTGCAATTACATAACCTGGAAGAGAAAGTAGGGCCAGATTGTCCAATTAAAAATgtccagacagggctggagagatggcctagcagttaaggtgtctgcctgcaaagctagaggatCCCCGTTctactcttcaggacccatgtaagccagatgcacaagggggcacatgcatctggaattcatttgcagaggctggaggccctggcatgctctctctctctctctctctctctctccttctttctctcaagtaaataaacaaataaaaaaatttttaaatgtccagataggggctagagagaaggcttagcaatgaaggcacttgcctgcaaagccaaaggacccaggtttgattccccaggacccacgtaagccggatgcacaaggtggcccatgcatctggagttaatttgcagtggctggataacctggcatgctcattgtctctctgtctctctacttgcctctttccctctctctctcgctaataaacaaataaaaataaattatttttttaaaaaatgtccagacaggggctggagagatggcttagagaccagttaaggcacttgcctgaaaagccaaaggacctagattcaattccccaggacccacttaaaccagatgcataaggtggctcatgcatttggagtttgtttccagtggctggaggtcctggcatgcccattctctctctctctctctctctgcctccttcaaataaataaacaaaaataaaatattttttaaatgttcagatagggctggagagatggctcagcagttaaggcacttgcctgcaaagcctaaggacccaggcttgattcctcagtacccatgtaaagtcagagacacaaagtggcacatgcatctggagttcatttgcagtggctagaggacctggtgtgcccattcttcctctatctctttctctctctcaaataaataaataaaacatttaaaatgtaaaaaaaaaaaaaaaaaagcggggtatggtggcgcacacacctttaatcccagcactcgggaggcagaggtaggaggatcgctatgagttcgaggccaccctgaaactacatagtgaatttcaggtcagcctgggctagagtgagaccctaccttgaaaaaccaaaataataataataataataattaataatagtgataaaagtaaaaaaaaaataaaaataaagtgtccaGGTAGATCCTGGGAAGAAAGGTCACAGAAGGAAGTGCACGAGATAATGAGACCCATGATCCCTACCATGAGCAGTACTCCAGTAGCCTCCAAGTGGGAGGGAGACAGGCTTCCGGAGAGACTGGAATCCCAAAGCACACTAGAGGCCCCTGGAGAACTGAGAATACTGACCGCCTTGGTATGTCATAGCGTTCTCTTCTACATacttggtccccccccccccaaccaaagACCTCCAGCCTCTGTGAGGTGGCATGGGCCAAAGGAAATATAACTGGTGTTTCCAGATCCCAACAGGTGGTGTCCCGGCAAGGGTGGAGCAGACAGTCACTAGGAGAGAGAAGACCCTGAGTAGTGGCCTGGGGCTACAGCTCACATTAGCCTCTCTTGCCCAGTCCAGGACTTCTCAGCTACGATACACCACCCTTTAGGAGGGTAGAGGGCACCCTACcctcctaaatatttatttatttttcaggctgatctagaactcattctataaactcagactggccttgaacttgccatgagttcaaccctcctacctcagcctcccaagtgctgggattaaaggtgtgtggcaccacgcccagctactttattattttttttaaatattttaaggggctggagagagatggctcaggggttaaggcacttgcctacaaagcccaatgacccggggtttgattccccagtacccacataaagtcagatgcacaaagtggcacaggtatctagagttcatttacagcagctggagggcctggcaggcctgttctccctgtctctgtatctctctgcttgcaaagaaataaatatatactttttaaatttatagaaaaaaatttatttacttacaagctgagagagggaagagagaatgagatgagagggaatgggcacaccagagcctcttgccactgcaaacaaactcgagatgcatgtaccactttgtgcacctgggtttatgtgggcactaggaaatcaagcctgggccatcaggctttgcaagcaagtgtcttttttaacagctgacccatctccccagctccagaggTACTAgctagtcagtcagtcagtcagttagTTAGCTGGGtagttttttttgaagcagggtctcactatcacccaggctgacctggaactcattctgcagctctaggctggcctccaactcatcgagatccttctacctcagtttcccaagtgctggaattaaaggtatgtgccgccaCACCAGGCCCCAGAGGTAGCTTGTACATGGGATAGAGTACAGTGTAGTCAAAACCCAGCCCATGTCACCCAGGGAGAAGCCCCCAAAGGGGCTGCCCAGGCTCCAAGCTTCGCAGCCTGTGCCCTCGTTCCTGCCTCCCACCTGGCGAGAAACCCCAGGGCCCAGTGAGTCAGGGAACCCTGGGTCCTGGAGACCTGAAAGTGGAGGGGCCTCTCATTGCTATGTAGAGAGCTGATACTAGCTCTGAACCTTGGGCAAGTCTTGGTCTTCCTCCGGACTCCCTGGTCACTGAAGAGGCTCATTTACCCTCCTTATATTTGGAGGGGCAAATCAGTGGCAATTTAAGAAGACCCAGAATCACCAAAAATTTCCTCTTCTTGGAGACAGGGATTAAGCCAGGAACCCATAGCACTCACCTTCGGCAGTGAGGAGGTGCTCAACTGAAAAG
Encoded here:
- the LOC101600217 gene encoding cytochrome P450 1A1 gives rise to the protein MLSAHGLSIPLSATELLLAATIFCIVFWAVRASRTKVPKGLKSPPGPWAWPVLGHMLTLGKSPNVALARLSRKYGDVMQIRLGSTPVVVLSGLDTIRQALVRQGDDFKGRPDLYSFTLISNGQSMTFHPDSGPEWAARRRLAQNALKSFSTASDPGSAASCYLEQHVSQEAEYLISKFRELMAEVGHFDAYRYVVVSVANVICAICFGRRYDHDDRELLSIVDLNNEFGEVTASGYPGDFFPVLRYLPNAALDAFKDLNNRFYAFMQKMVKEHYRTFEKGHIRDITDSLIEHCQDKRLDENANVQLSDDKILTIVSDLFGAGFDTVTTAISWSLMYLVTNPGVQSKIQKELDTVVGRERQPRLSDRPQLPYLEAFILETFRHSSFVPFTIPHSTTRDTNLRGFYIPKGRCVFVNQWQINHDQELWGDPCKFRPERFLTPTGSLDKALSEKVIIFGLGKRKCIGETIGRLEVFLFLAILLQQVEFSVLPGKKVDMTPIYGLTVKHNRCEHFQVHMRSSVSQHPKVLSGHH